A single Triticum dicoccoides isolate Atlit2015 ecotype Zavitan chromosome 2A, WEW_v2.0, whole genome shotgun sequence DNA region contains:
- the LOC119353369 gene encoding uncharacterized protein LOC119353369 isoform X3 → MACALLPAGVAAALPSPRRSAAAPKGQPNQVACTNQLHCKLPLSEPHRSWSLVGCCTCSGAQIVISGYWIGPDVEDGSGHVQAILQRIH, encoded by the exons ATGGCGTGTGCGCTGCTGCCTGCAGGTGTGGCCGCGGCCCTACCGTCTCctcgccggagcgccgccgcccccaag GGACAGCCGAACCAAGTCGCGTGCACGAACCAGCTTCACTGTAAGCTGCCTTTAAGTG AGCCCCACAGATCCTGGAGCCTTGTTGGCTGCTGCACATGTTCAG GTGCGCAGATAGTTATCTCTGGCTACTGGATTGGCCCCGATGTGGAAGATGGTAGTGGTCATGTTCAGGCCATTCTGCAAAGAATTCACTGA
- the LOC119353369 gene encoding uncharacterized protein LOC119353369 isoform X1: MACALLPAGVAAALPSPRRSAAAPKGQPNQVACTNQLHCKLPLSEPHRSWSLVGCCTCSGSSTGAAMSRRSADAVSFHTDVSLRNSVDAVLGAQIVISGYWIGPDVEDGSGHVQAILQRIH, encoded by the exons ATGGCGTGTGCGCTGCTGCCTGCAGGTGTGGCCGCGGCCCTACCGTCTCctcgccggagcgccgccgcccccaag GGACAGCCGAACCAAGTCGCGTGCACGAACCAGCTTCACTGTAAGCTGCCTTTAAGTG AGCCCCACAGATCCTGGAGCCTTGTTGGCTGCTGCACATGTTCAGGTTCGTCGACAGGAGCAGCTATGTCAAGGAGATCTGCAGATGCTGTAAGTTTTCATACCGATGTATCTCTGAGAAACTCTGTGGATGCTGTTCTAGGTGCGCAGATAGTTATCTCTGGCTACTGGATTGGCCCCGATGTGGAAGATGGTAGTGGTCATGTTCAGGCCATTCTGCAAAGAATTCACTGA